A stretch of Stigmatopora argus isolate UIUO_Sarg chromosome 22, RoL_Sarg_1.0, whole genome shotgun sequence DNA encodes these proteins:
- the ggnbp2 gene encoding gametogenetin-binding protein 2 isoform X2: MARLVAVCEENEEDYLFLARQIPLYIDDSLTMVMEFPDGAVDVDRHITSSSHWKQFIEGHSKLKQHDLSAALSVGFRELSKTLSQLVPCVGCRHSVERLFTHLSVSGTPALEPLTFKPMGILTVTKTCLSDLQKLYSLFYIQGSKLNDVIDAIPKSKKSNRCQLHSLDTSKLRPSGGCLMDLWERISQECWDEVVLIDRTCFLEALKIHLQKHRFCSDCKNKVLRAYNILVGEVDSSEEKDYCPDLYDGLYCCSCDRHIHVCCEIDFIAHLLGRAEAEFGGGYEERHAKTIDVAQEEVLTCLGIYLYERLQRIWQKLRGEEQTWQLLFHVGIGEIRRSFETAVERTQGFSRLEQFVEELSEKEKAKQLKQEKKRQKRQNRRKNKCAFDISEQEADFKAKNDEEGSVKCEEQSCTACRSLDGAEKVSSIATTTSRCTEKQESIGSDYGYSSSIELSESSSREGSDIACSEGLCNHDVVVKSNESGFPEDKEEATDSCIECWPHSEENPQCKSRKKKRKGNVSLNNHGHRGESHRLPPTRVCQAKELKSSLGSEKMDRFAQQLPWTSRAKNHRLNNEQLEASMSLLDLMDDSEVLSDEENGLTQDEIQAFVQRNGLFYSNRLKYRQLLKEKFTKYCCASHKKVDCSNCFSSSVKSVKSVRQ; encoded by the exons ATGGCACGCTTGGTAGCTGTGTGTGAGGAAAATGAAGAGGACTACCTGTTTCTTGCCAGACAGATTCCTCTGTATATTGATGACTCTTTGACG ATGGTGATGGAGTTTCCTGATGGTGCCGTGGATGTTGACAGACATATAACTAGTAGTTCCCATTGGAAACAGTTCATCGAG GGTCACTCCAAGTTGAAGCAACATGACTTGTCCGCGGCGCTGTCGGTGGGGTTCAGAGAGCTTTCCAAGACATTATCCCAGCTGGTGCCATGCGTGGGCTGCAGACACAGTGTAGAGCGCCTATTCACTCATTTATCCGTATCGGGGACACCGGCCTTGGAGCCACTTACATTTAAACCCATGGGCATACTGACTGTCACCAAGACTTGTTTATCAGATTTACAGAAACTATACAGCCTCTTTTACATCCAAGG GTCAAAGCTAAATGATGTCATTGATGCCATTCCAAAAAGTAAAAAGAGCAACAGATGCCAGTTACACTCCTTGGACACAAGCAAACTCAGACCTTCAGG GGGATGCTTGATGGATCTGTGGGAGCGGATATCTCAGGAGTGTTGGGACGAGGTGGTGCTAATCGATAGGACCTGTTTTTTAGAGGCGCTGAAGATACATTTACAGAAACATCG GTTTTGCAGCGACTGTAAGAATAAGGTGCTGAGGGCTTACAATATCCTGGTTGGGGAAGTGGACAGCAGCGAGGAGAAAGATTATTGCCCCGATCTTTACGACGGGCTGTACTGCTGCTCGTGTGACCGCCACATCCACGTGTGCTGCGAGATTGACTTCATCGCGCATCTCCTCGGCCGGGCGGAGGCCGAGTTTGGCGGAGGCTACGA gGAGCGACATGCCAAGACCATCGACGTGGCGCAGGAAGAAGTCCTGACGTGTTTAGGCATTTATCTCTACGAGCGACTGCAGAGGATTTGGCAGAAACTACGAGGAGAGGAGCAGACGTGGCAGCTTTTGTTCCATGTGGGCATTGGGGAAATTCGCAGAAGCTTTGAG ACGGCAGTGGAGAGGACACAGGGGTTCAGTCGCCTGGAGCAGTTTGTGGAGGAGCTTTCTGAGAAGGAGAAGGCGAAACAGCtcaagcaggaaaaaaagaggcaaaAGCGGCAAAACCGACGCAAAAACAAATGTGCTTTTGACATTTCGGAGCAGGAAGCAGACTTCAAGGCAAAGAATGATGAGGAA GGTTCTGTCAAGTGTGAGGAGCAGAGTTGTACCGCCTGCAGGAGCCTCGATGGTGCGGAGAAGGTCTCTTCTATTGCGACCACTACCTCTAGGTGTACAGAAAAGCAAG AATCAATCGGGAGTGATTACGGCTACTCGTCAAGCATCGAGTTAAGCGAGAGCAGCTCTCGAGAAGGATCCGATATCGCTTGCTCCGAGGGGCTCTGTAACCACGATGTCGTAG TCAAGTCCAATGAAAGTGGTTTTCCTGAAGACAAGGAAGAGGCAACAGACAGCTGTATTGAATGCTGGCCACACTCTGAGGAAAATCCTCAATGCAAGAGtagaaagaagaaaagaaaggggAACGTTTCACTTAATAATCAT GGACACCGAGGTGAAAGTCACCGTTTGCCACCCACTCGTGTTTGCCAAGCCAAAGAGCTCAAGTCTTCCCTAGGTAGTGAGAAGATGGACCGTTTTGCACAACAGTTACCGTGGACATCACGTGCAAAGAATCACCGCCTTAACAACGAGCAGTTAGAAGCCAGCATGAGTTTATTGGACCTCATG GATGATTCTGAAGTCCTATCAGACGAAGAGAATGGTCTCACCCAAGATGAAATCCAAGCATTCGTGCAAAGAAACGGTTTGTTCTACAGCAACCGTCTCAAGTATCGACAGCTACTGAAGGAGAAGTTTACCAAGTACTGTTGCGCTAGTCACAAGAAGGTGGACTGTAGCAACTGTTTTTCCTCCAGTGTAAAATCGGTGAAATCGGTGCGCCAATGA
- the pigw gene encoding phosphatidylinositol-glycan biosynthesis class W protein translates to MSQKELKEAFVRNLNGTTIQELTVGLLVIPQCILTRVIILIFYYQAKGNLPLPFPRIFHLFLDFSVLVFPLILCWTVLSDHLVQVVLSFTFVFIGAVCHIYCSHRQTPLRDFLNRTVWFKQLPFVTNFRVMVNVQTAISILAVDFRVFPRRFAKTETFGTGAMDFGVGAFIFANSLVCPEARGKNIDGSKMKHICKQIISVWPLIALGAARLVFVKMSDYQEHETEYGVHWNFFFTLALVRVLTSILLVVVPANQSWVFALLISCVYQFALETTSLKAFILNNKDREKDFLHANKEGIFSMAGYVAIYMAGVQVGCYVMKPRSNVRDWFKVLFNLLMATISFFVTLCTCQILVEPVSRRLANLPFCLWSVAQSLLLLSCMCLVDLIVVFCKTTSGCHFVPSSWNSYRSSHKKKDVMDGLCLLQAINKNQLLYFLLSNILTGLTNTFVNTLNSSDLYSVCILLSYMFINCTVVYALHLWGITIKFW, encoded by the coding sequence ATGTCTCAGAAGGAGCTAAAAGAAGCATTTGTCCGCAACCTTAATGGGACGACAATACAGGAATTGACTGTAGGCTTACTAGTCATTCCACAGTGCATCCTCACACGAGTGATCATTCTGATCTTCTACTATCAAGCTAAGGGGAATCTCCCCCTGCCATTCCCACGGATTTTCCACCTATTTCTCGATTTCTCCGTGTTGGTCTTTCCACTCATCTTGTGTTGGACTGTCCTGAGCGACCATCTTGTTCAGGTGGTTTTGAGCTTCACATTTGTTTTCATAGGTGCCGTTTGTCACATCTACTGTAGTCACCGGCAAACTCCTCTCAGAGATTTCCTCAACAGGACTGTTTGGTTCAAGCAGCTTCCCTTTGTGACCAATTTCAGAGTGATGGTGAATGTGCAAACAGCTATCAGTATTCTGGCTGTAGACTTTCGAGTGTTTCCAAGACGATTTGCTAAAACGGAAACATTTGGAACAGGTGCGATGGACTTTGGTGTCGGAGCCTTCATCTTTGCAAATAGTCTGGTTTGCCCAGAAGCACGTGGAAAGAACATTGATGGATCCAAAATGAAACATATCTGCAAACAGATTATCTCCGTGTGGCCCCTGATTGCTCTCGGTGCAGCCCGACTAGTTTTCGTCAAAATGAGCGACTACCAAGAACATGAGACTGAATATGGTGTCCACTGGAATTTTTTCTTCACGCTGGCTTTGGTCAGGGTCCTGACATCCATTCTTTTGGTTGTAGTGCCAGCAAACCAGTCTTGGGTCTTTGCTCTACTTATAAGTTGTGTTTATCAGTTTGCTCTAGAGACAACAAGCCTCAAGGCTTTCATCTTGAATAACAAGGATAGGGAGAAGGACTTTCTTCATGCTAACAAGGAGGGCATCTTCTCCATGGCAGGCTATGTCGCTATCTACATGGCAGGAGTTCAAGTAGGATGTTATGTGATGAAGCCAAGATCTAATGTCAGAGATTGGTTCAAAGTCCTTTTTAACCTTCTGATGGCAACTATATCATTTTTTGTCACTTTGTGCACATGTCAGATTTTAGTGGAACCGGTTTCTCGCCGTTTAGCTAATCTTCCATTCTGTCTCTGGAGTGTTGCTCAATCTCTACTTCTTTTATCATGTATGTGTTTAGTCGATTTGATCGTTGTCTTTTGCAAAACAACATCAGGTTGTCACTTTGTGCCGTCGTCATGGAATTCATACCGAAGCtctcacaaaaagaaagatgTGATGGACGGATTGTGTCTCCTTCAAGCCATTAACAAGAATCAGTTGCTCTATTTTCTTCTCTCAAACATCTTGACAGGCTTGACCAACACCTTTGTTAACACTCTGAACAGCAGTGATTTATATTCTGTATGTATCTTGTTGTCTTACATGTTCATAAATTGCACTGTTGTATATGCTTTACATCTCTGGGGAATTACAATAAAATTTTGGTaa
- the ggnbp2 gene encoding gametogenetin-binding protein 2 isoform X1 has translation MRWGVLEGVVENVNNMARLVAVCEENEEDYLFLARQIPLYIDDSLTMVMEFPDGAVDVDRHITSSSHWKQFIEGHSKLKQHDLSAALSVGFRELSKTLSQLVPCVGCRHSVERLFTHLSVSGTPALEPLTFKPMGILTVTKTCLSDLQKLYSLFYIQGSKLNDVIDAIPKSKKSNRCQLHSLDTSKLRPSGGCLMDLWERISQECWDEVVLIDRTCFLEALKIHLQKHRFCSDCKNKVLRAYNILVGEVDSSEEKDYCPDLYDGLYCCSCDRHIHVCCEIDFIAHLLGRAEAEFGGGYEERHAKTIDVAQEEVLTCLGIYLYERLQRIWQKLRGEEQTWQLLFHVGIGEIRRSFETAVERTQGFSRLEQFVEELSEKEKAKQLKQEKKRQKRQNRRKNKCAFDISEQEADFKAKNDEEGSVKCEEQSCTACRSLDGAEKVSSIATTTSRCTEKQESIGSDYGYSSSIELSESSSREGSDIACSEGLCNHDVVVKSNESGFPEDKEEATDSCIECWPHSEENPQCKSRKKKRKGNVSLNNHGHRGESHRLPPTRVCQAKELKSSLGSEKMDRFAQQLPWTSRAKNHRLNNEQLEASMSLLDLMDDSEVLSDEENGLTQDEIQAFVQRNGLFYSNRLKYRQLLKEKFTKYCCASHKKVDCSNCFSSSVKSVKSVRQ, from the exons ATGAG GTGGGGTGTATTGGAAGGTGTTGTGGAAAACGTCAACAACATGGCACGCTTGGTAGCTGTGTGTGAGGAAAATGAAGAGGACTACCTGTTTCTTGCCAGACAGATTCCTCTGTATATTGATGACTCTTTGACG ATGGTGATGGAGTTTCCTGATGGTGCCGTGGATGTTGACAGACATATAACTAGTAGTTCCCATTGGAAACAGTTCATCGAG GGTCACTCCAAGTTGAAGCAACATGACTTGTCCGCGGCGCTGTCGGTGGGGTTCAGAGAGCTTTCCAAGACATTATCCCAGCTGGTGCCATGCGTGGGCTGCAGACACAGTGTAGAGCGCCTATTCACTCATTTATCCGTATCGGGGACACCGGCCTTGGAGCCACTTACATTTAAACCCATGGGCATACTGACTGTCACCAAGACTTGTTTATCAGATTTACAGAAACTATACAGCCTCTTTTACATCCAAGG GTCAAAGCTAAATGATGTCATTGATGCCATTCCAAAAAGTAAAAAGAGCAACAGATGCCAGTTACACTCCTTGGACACAAGCAAACTCAGACCTTCAGG GGGATGCTTGATGGATCTGTGGGAGCGGATATCTCAGGAGTGTTGGGACGAGGTGGTGCTAATCGATAGGACCTGTTTTTTAGAGGCGCTGAAGATACATTTACAGAAACATCG GTTTTGCAGCGACTGTAAGAATAAGGTGCTGAGGGCTTACAATATCCTGGTTGGGGAAGTGGACAGCAGCGAGGAGAAAGATTATTGCCCCGATCTTTACGACGGGCTGTACTGCTGCTCGTGTGACCGCCACATCCACGTGTGCTGCGAGATTGACTTCATCGCGCATCTCCTCGGCCGGGCGGAGGCCGAGTTTGGCGGAGGCTACGA gGAGCGACATGCCAAGACCATCGACGTGGCGCAGGAAGAAGTCCTGACGTGTTTAGGCATTTATCTCTACGAGCGACTGCAGAGGATTTGGCAGAAACTACGAGGAGAGGAGCAGACGTGGCAGCTTTTGTTCCATGTGGGCATTGGGGAAATTCGCAGAAGCTTTGAG ACGGCAGTGGAGAGGACACAGGGGTTCAGTCGCCTGGAGCAGTTTGTGGAGGAGCTTTCTGAGAAGGAGAAGGCGAAACAGCtcaagcaggaaaaaaagaggcaaaAGCGGCAAAACCGACGCAAAAACAAATGTGCTTTTGACATTTCGGAGCAGGAAGCAGACTTCAAGGCAAAGAATGATGAGGAA GGTTCTGTCAAGTGTGAGGAGCAGAGTTGTACCGCCTGCAGGAGCCTCGATGGTGCGGAGAAGGTCTCTTCTATTGCGACCACTACCTCTAGGTGTACAGAAAAGCAAG AATCAATCGGGAGTGATTACGGCTACTCGTCAAGCATCGAGTTAAGCGAGAGCAGCTCTCGAGAAGGATCCGATATCGCTTGCTCCGAGGGGCTCTGTAACCACGATGTCGTAG TCAAGTCCAATGAAAGTGGTTTTCCTGAAGACAAGGAAGAGGCAACAGACAGCTGTATTGAATGCTGGCCACACTCTGAGGAAAATCCTCAATGCAAGAGtagaaagaagaaaagaaaggggAACGTTTCACTTAATAATCAT GGACACCGAGGTGAAAGTCACCGTTTGCCACCCACTCGTGTTTGCCAAGCCAAAGAGCTCAAGTCTTCCCTAGGTAGTGAGAAGATGGACCGTTTTGCACAACAGTTACCGTGGACATCACGTGCAAAGAATCACCGCCTTAACAACGAGCAGTTAGAAGCCAGCATGAGTTTATTGGACCTCATG GATGATTCTGAAGTCCTATCAGACGAAGAGAATGGTCTCACCCAAGATGAAATCCAAGCATTCGTGCAAAGAAACGGTTTGTTCTACAGCAACCGTCTCAAGTATCGACAGCTACTGAAGGAGAAGTTTACCAAGTACTGTTGCGCTAGTCACAAGAAGGTGGACTGTAGCAACTGTTTTTCCTCCAGTGTAAAATCGGTGAAATCGGTGCGCCAATGA